A single window of Pyrus communis chromosome 10, drPyrComm1.1, whole genome shotgun sequence DNA harbors:
- the LOC137748094 gene encoding disease resistance protein RPV1-like has protein sequence MPSIVNVQGLLKPCHRKSPMGTEAVQGLTLDLQESDEASFSTEAFRNMQSLRLLKLNYVKLTGSYNNLSNELRWLCWHGFPLEVIPEDFDHPNIVAIDLSYSKLKRVWEDSELLEKLKFLNLSHSHYLTRSPDFSKLPNLEQLILRDCKCLVDIDQSIGQLEKLVLVDLKDCKALRVLPESFYKSTSIEILDLADCSKFENLAEDLGEMSSLTTLVADNTALKSLPSSILRLKNLNYLSLHGLKWPLSTYPIPPLLSGLNTLRVLSLAGCNLTDDKIPKELVNLNFLEHLDLQKTRFYSLPSLSGVSKLRTLCLNDCTKLRAIPDLPTNLEILKADECIALEKMPDFSEMSKMRVLHLNHSPKLTEIPGMHNSLNSMTRIHMEGCTNLTAEFRKKILQGWTSCGYGGIFLNGNYIPEWFRYYGGDEVCFVVPQSVGSNFEGLTLCCVYSSNKQPEDCPLVISSRNKIKRTALLAHITYASVPTFCDYEDHYLWQGQLSNDVLCWHKGDEVNIFVGPAQPGDNSPRVKKIAVDLVWDKFIKENMYDSHPGLYDLYPHQDCLSGDNYEARTSHDASDENRTSKTLRSDNFDGDDDEAGPSNDSSDENQTPKRLRPDPVGASSSSTKEGPQLSRSTHPQSRWIEIIFEAGAKNIGHAGVFAAECQTLGDGVAYILHKRSEKVEAECDAKIVM, from the exons ATGCCTTCCATTGTTAACGTGCAGGGGCTGTTAAAACCTTGTCATAGAAAATCTCCAATG GGAACTGAAGCAGTTCAAGGACTCACTTTAGATTTGCAGGAGTCTGACGAGGCTAGCTTCAGTACAGAAGCATTTAGAAACATGCAGAGTCTGAGATTGCTCAAACTCAATTACGTCAAGCTCACTGGCAGTTACAACAATCTGTCCAATGAGTTAAGATGGTTGTGTTGGCATGGATTCCCTCTGGAGGTCATACCAGAAGATTTTGATCACCCAAACATAGTTGCTATTGACCTGAGCTATAGCAAACTCAAACGAGTTTGGGAGGATTCTG AGTTGCTTGAGAAGTTGAAGTTTCTTAATCTGAGCCATTCCCATTACCTAACACGGTCACCGGACTTTTCAAAACTCCCAAATCTCGAGCAATTGATACTTCGAGACTGTAAGTGTTTGGTCGACATTGACCAGTCCATTGGTCaacttgaaaaacttgttttggtAGATCTTAAAGACTGCAAAGCGCTTAGGGTCCTCCCAGAGAGTTTTTATAAATCAACATCTATTGAAATTCTTGATCTTGCTGACtgctcaaaatttgaaaacttggcTGAGGATTTGGGTGAGATGTCATCGTTGACAACTCTTGTTGCAGATAACACAGCTTTGAAATCATTACCATCTTCCATACTCCGACTGAAGAACCTGAATTATCTCTCTCTTCATGGCTTGAAATGGCCACTATCAACCTATCCTATACCTCCTCTGTTATCAGGGTTAAACACTTTAAGAGTATTATCTCTTGCAGGCTGCAATTTAACTGATGATAAAATCCCTAAGGAGCTTGTGAATCTAAATTTTTTAGAACATTTAGATCTTCAAAAGACTCGTTTTTATAGCCTACCAAGTCTCAGTGGTGTTTCAAAGCTTCGAACATTGTGTTTGAATGATTGCACAAAACTTCGTGCAATTCCAGATTTACCAACAAATTTGGAAATCCTGAAAGCAGATGAGTGCATTGCATTGGAGAAAATGCCAGATTTTTCAGAAATGTCAAAGATGAGAGTACTCCATCTGAATCACTCCCCCAAACTCACTGAGATTCCGGGCATGCATAATTCATTAAACTCCATGACGAGGATTCATATGGAAGGGTGCACAAATCTCACTGCTGAGTTTAGGAAGAAGATACTacag GGATGGACTTCTTGCGGATATGGTGGCATTTTCCTCAACGGGAATTACATTCCTGAGTGGTTCAGATATTACGGGGGTGATGAAGTCTGTTTTGTAGTGCCTCAAAGTGTTGGTAGTAATTTTGAAGGGTTGACTCTGTGCTGTGTATACTCTTCAAACAAACAACCTGAGGATTGTCCGCTTGTCATTTCCAGTCGAAATAAAATCAAGCGTACTGCTTTGCTCGCCCATATAACATATGCCTCAGTACCAACTTTCTGTGATTATGAAGACCATTATCTTTGGCAGGGGCAATTATCAAACGATGTGCTCTGTTGGCATAAAGGGGATGAAGTCAACATTTTTGTAGGGCCTGCTCAGCCTGGAGATAATTCTCCAAGAGTGAAGAAAATAGCGGTTGATCTTGTCTGGGACAAATTTATAAAGGAAAATATGTATGATTCTCATCCTGGCTTATATGATTTATACCCACATCAGGATTGTTTGTCGGGAGACAATTATGAGGCAAGAACAAGCCATGACGCATCTGATGAGAACCGAACTTCCAAAACATTGAGGTCTGATAAttttgatggtgatgatgacgAGGCAGGGCCAAGCAATGATTCATCTGATGAAAACCAAACTCCCAAAAGATTAAGGCCTGATCCTG TTGGGGCCAG TTCATCCTCCACAAAAGAGGGGCCGCAATTAAGTCGTTCCACCCACCCTCAAAGTCGATGGATCGAAATTATTTTTGAAGCTGGAGCCAAAAATATAGGTCATGCTGGAGTCTTTGCTGCCGAATGCCAAACCCTTGGAGATGGTGTAGCTTATATACTTCACAAGCGATCGGAAAAGGTTGAGGCTGAGTGTGACGCAAAAATTGTTATGTAA
- the LOC137748095 gene encoding toll/interleukin-1 receptor-like protein, whose product MASSSSSSSKCSKYDVFFSFSGETRKELTDNLYCTLKDHVFNVFIHENELTRGEIITQAVNQAVKDSRLAAIILSSGHQRGAFAEAFRGHQERFPEMVQTWKDALNEAAELAGEDFGATDG is encoded by the exons ATGGCCTCCTCCTCGTCCTCCTCCTCAAAATGTAGCAAGTACGACGTGTTCTTTAGCTTCAGCGGCGAAACGCGCAAGGAATTGACGGACAACCTCTACTGCACATTGAAAGACCACGTATTCAACGTCTTTATCCACGAGAACGAATTGACCAGAGGCGAAATTATCACACAAGCAGTGAATCAAGCAGTCAAAGACTCTAGGCTTGCTGCTATCATCTTATCAAGCGG GCATCAGAGGGGTGCTTTTGCGGAAGCATTTCGGGGACATCAAGAGCGCTTCCCTGAAATGGTGCAGACCTGGAAAGATGCCCTTAATGAAGCTGCAGAGTTGGCCGGCGAGGATTTTGGTGCGACTGATGGGTAA